A stretch of the Lolium perenne isolate Kyuss_39 chromosome 3, Kyuss_2.0, whole genome shotgun sequence genome encodes the following:
- the LOC127340519 gene encoding uncharacterized protein encodes MPGSNKAGGSGPYAGQHTSRAPAVPPLPPPHLSATRSNPHRTHTSHTHDSRSILDLLRPPSSPRPDRRRIRPPSPRPRPAPALHPGRLPTHPDLTTAALPNRSPTRLQSTFKPRRREILPRRRPCARFRSLVRFSVPRRLTTVSWFLGGGCSLAAAVERGDSTGVPEPRGGVRRRGHGAALRLQERLRRRGHRAFGGERDLRRALPRLLDVRADDHGKGGTFALYSLICRRVRAGLLPGGGGELAVQPREGAALRLSRVRAALERHRVLQKLLLLLALLGTCMVIGDGVLTPAVSVISAVSGLELSLDNKQHEYILLPVT; translated from the exons ATGCCGGGG TCCAATAAAGCTGGGGGTAGCGGGCCTTACGCTGGCCAACACACTTCGAGGGCGCCGGCGGTACCACCCCttccacctccccacctatcagcCACACGATCCAACCCTCACCGCACCCACACATCACACACCCACGACTCTAGATCCATCCTCGATCTCCTCCGCCCGCCCTCCTCCCCTCGACCAGATCGACGCCGCATCCGCCCTCCTTCCCCACGACCTCGCCCAGCTCCGGCGCTCCATCCTGGCCGCCTACCGACCCACCCCGACCTCACCACCGCAGCCCTGCCGAATCGCTCGCCAACTCGCCTCCAATCGACCTTCAAACCGCGCCGCCGCGAAATCCTGCCTCGCCGCCGGCCGTGTGCAAGATTTCGATCTTTGGTGCGGTTCTCGGTTCCACGGCGACTGACGACGGTTTCTTGGTTTCTTGGCGGCGGTTGCTCACTCGCAGCGGCCGTGGAGCGTGGAGATTCTACTGGCGTACCAGAGCCTCGGGGTGGTGTACGGCGACGTGGCCACGGCGCCGCTCTACGTCTTCAAGAGCGCCTTCGCCGGCGGGGACATCGAGCATTCGGCGGGGAACGAGATCTACGGCGtgctctccctcgtcttctggacGTCCGCGCCGACGACCACGGCAAGGGCGGCACCTTCGCGCTCTACTCCCTCATCTGCCGCCGCGTCCGTGCCGGCCTcctcccgggcggcggcggcgagctcgcCGTGCAACCGCGCGAGGGCGCGGCGCTCCGACTCTCGAGGGTGCGCGCCGCCCTGGAGCGGCACAGGGTCCTGCAGAAGCTGCTGCTCCTGCTCGCCCTCCTCGGGACCTGCATGGTCATCGGCGACGGCGTGCTCACCCCTGCCGTCTCCG TGATCTCCGCGGTGTCCGGGCTCGAGCTCTCGCTGGACAATAAGCAGCATGAAT ATATACTGCTACCGGTAACCTGA